One stretch of Tenacibaculum sp. MAR_2010_89 DNA includes these proteins:
- a CDS encoding RHS repeat protein → MGYDYSQPIAKIENATYAQVMTALGKTNTETLSYLQSYTESQIQTEIQKIRSAISTAQVTTITYIPLVGVSTMTDPRGEKITYHYDNFNRLEFVKDTQGNILKENKYNYKN, encoded by the coding sequence ATGGGGTATGATTATTCGCAACCTATAGCCAAAATTGAAAACGCTACCTATGCACAAGTAATGACTGCTTTAGGAAAAACAAATACTGAAACATTAAGTTATTTACAAAGCTATACCGAAAGCCAGATTCAAACTGAAATTCAAAAAATACGTAGTGCAATTAGTACTGCACAAGTAACTACTATAACTTATATTCCTTTAGTTGGAGTGAGCACTATGACAGACCCAAGAGGAGAGAAAATCACCTATCATTATGACAACTTTAATAGGTTAGAATTTGTAAAAGATACTCAAGGAAATATTTTAAAAGAAAACAAATACAACTACAAAAATTAA
- a CDS encoding GspE/PulE family protein, with translation MKKELLEIPTETIQLITAEQAYSYRIVPVKSDKTSLTFKTDFNELASLQQELQIILGSSVVLEKEDSQTIDTYLQKNYRKRTSGNSSSSLNYSEDFLLNMIHEAKELGSSDIHFEVYEKQHRVRFRIDGKLLERYVISENEYPKIVNRIKIMGRLDISEKRLPQDGRINISTGKEDFDIRVSSLPTLHGEKLVLRILSKNTLTVQLENLGFTSNELDTYNTAVKKPNGIVLISGPTGSGKTTTLYATLKLLNTNDTNILTIEDPIEYTLEGVNQVQLKENIGLDFASTLRTFLRQDPDIIMVGEIRDVATANMAIRAALTGHLVLSTIHTNSAWATISRLIDMGVPPFLIASTLNVSVAQRLVRKLCTSCKTEEKLTIGVFPKGVVIPESVTTHFKANGCTECYQTGYKGRKAIYEIIPITKELVESIEKKELNISSYLKQNNIGTLQDNALSLVAEGITSVDEIFSLLIS, from the coding sequence ATGAAAAAGGAACTTTTAGAAATACCTACCGAAACCATTCAGTTAATTACGGCTGAGCAAGCGTATTCATATAGAATCGTACCTGTTAAGAGTGATAAAACTTCGTTAACTTTTAAAACAGATTTTAATGAGCTTGCTTCTTTACAACAAGAGTTACAAATTATATTAGGTAGTTCTGTAGTTTTAGAAAAAGAAGATTCACAAACTATTGATACATATCTTCAAAAAAATTACCGTAAAAGAACTTCAGGAAACTCGAGTTCATCGTTAAATTACTCGGAAGATTTTTTGCTAAATATGATTCATGAGGCAAAAGAATTAGGAAGTAGTGATATTCATTTTGAAGTTTATGAAAAACAGCATAGGGTTCGTTTTCGAATTGATGGTAAGCTATTGGAACGTTATGTGATTTCAGAAAATGAATATCCAAAAATAGTCAATAGGATTAAAATAATGGGGAGGCTAGATATTTCTGAAAAAAGATTACCTCAAGATGGACGTATTAATATTTCAACAGGAAAAGAAGACTTTGATATTCGTGTATCCTCATTACCAACATTACATGGAGAAAAGTTAGTACTTCGTATTTTATCTAAAAATACCTTAACTGTACAATTAGAAAATTTAGGATTTACAAGTAATGAATTAGATACTTATAATACAGCGGTTAAAAAACCAAATGGTATTGTATTGATTTCAGGTCCTACAGGTTCAGGAAAAACAACAACGTTGTATGCTACTTTAAAATTGTTAAATACAAATGATACCAATATTTTAACAATTGAAGATCCTATTGAGTATACTTTAGAGGGAGTGAATCAAGTACAGTTAAAAGAGAATATAGGATTGGATTTTGCTAGTACATTACGTACCTTTTTACGTCAAGATCCTGATATTATCATGGTAGGTGAAATTCGTGATGTTGCTACAGCTAATATGGCAATTAGAGCTGCATTAACTGGGCATTTGGTATTGTCTACAATTCATACAAATTCAGCTTGGGCAACAATTTCTAGGTTAATTGATATGGGGGTTCCACCTTTTTTAATAGCAAGTACTTTAAATGTGAGTGTTGCGCAACGGTTGGTTCGTAAATTATGTACCTCCTGTAAAACAGAAGAAAAGTTAACTATAGGTGTTTTTCCTAAAGGAGTTGTCATTCCTGAAAGTGTAACTACTCATTTTAAGGCTAATGGTTGTACTGAGTGCTACCAAACAGGCTATAAAGGAAGAAAAGCTATTTATGAAATTATTCCTATTACTAAAGAATTGGTAGAGAGTATAGAAAAAAAGGAGTTAAATATTTCTAGTTATTTAAAGCAAAATAACATTGGTACTTTACAGGATAATGCACTTTCATTAGTAGCTGAAGGAATTACTTCTGTTGACGAAATATTTTCACTATTGATATCATAA